In a genomic window of Methanogenium sp. S4BF:
- a CDS encoding GNAT family N-acetyltransferase has product MQQSRREHIYCSFLEGINDYIKRNLHAQYVQVFLPPKLCDPRPFTWSGYTVKPEYNYVTDLSPGADYLIQSLPKKKRQDISRAYKRGITVEMGGKEELEVIYNLMVDRYREQGRSVLVPKEYLFEIYDAYCDQIKIFVTKYEGEIATGLIDVLYNNSLYSWIGNPKPLTEISPSPNDLLLWEEIQYCCEHGFTSYVTMGAAGNERLHTYYSSKFNPDLDIRFSAKKCSSIIGCFESAYANAYKPAKSYIKKSGFP; this is encoded by the coding sequence ATGCAGCAAAGCAGAAGAGAACACATATACTGCTCATTTCTGGAGGGGATCAATGATTATATCAAACGGAACCTGCATGCTCAGTATGTGCAGGTTTTTTTGCCCCCGAAATTATGTGATCCCCGCCCCTTTACGTGGTCAGGGTATACCGTTAAACCCGAATATAACTATGTAACGGACCTGAGTCCCGGGGCTGATTATCTCATACAAAGCCTTCCAAAAAAGAAGCGACAGGATATTAGCCGGGCTTACAAGCGGGGTATCACGGTTGAAATGGGTGGAAAAGAAGAGCTCGAAGTAATATATAATCTGATGGTTGACCGCTACAGGGAACAGGGCCGATCAGTACTTGTTCCGAAGGAATACTTATTCGAAATATATGACGCGTACTGTGATCAGATTAAGATATTTGTTACAAAATATGAAGGTGAGATAGCAACCGGACTGATTGATGTTCTCTACAACAACTCATTATATAGCTGGATTGGAAATCCGAAACCACTGACTGAGATTTCACCATCTCCAAATGACCTCCTTTTGTGGGAGGAAATTCAATATTGCTGTGAACATGGGTTTACCTCATATGTTACGATGGGGGCTGCCGGCAATGAGCGTCTCCATACCTATTATTCTTCGAAATTCAACCCGGATTTGGATATCCGTTTTTCAGCGAAAAAATGCTCTTCCATTATCGGATGCTTTGAATCGGCATATGCAAATGCATACAAACCTGCGAAATCCTATATTAAAAAATCAGGATTTCCCTGA
- a CDS encoding DUF354 domain-containing protein, whose translation MKILIDIGHPAHVHFFKGTITALLSKGHEILIVTRNKEMTLDLLNKSGFNYINVGEHKTSMAGKAFALIQFDYRILRIAQKFRPDLLIALGSPYLAHVSKLIKKPYISFWDTEDANLIIRLTSPFTDIICTPSCFLRDFGERQVRFDGYKELAYLHPEVFQPDRSVLDELNLSVDDRFIIVRFISWAASHDVGLKGMKNPIEVVKTLEKYGTVYISSEKPPDPELEKYILHISPDKFHSLLAYATLYIGEGGTITTEAAVLGTPAIHIEANSEGEATGNTSGNFLEIRDKYELMYFFPDQDAALEKAVQILENTDSKKEWQQKRERLLVDKINVSAWMTDFIADYPESYQKYLTTRESRK comes from the coding sequence ATGAAAATACTAATTGATATCGGACATCCCGCACATGTTCACTTTTTTAAGGGAACGATTACGGCTCTGTTGAGTAAAGGCCATGAAATTTTGATCGTAACCAGAAACAAAGAGATGACCTTAGACCTTCTGAATAAATCGGGATTTAATTATATTAATGTCGGTGAGCATAAAACGAGTATGGCCGGCAAAGCATTTGCGCTTATACAGTTTGATTACCGGATACTTCGGATTGCACAAAAATTCAGACCAGATCTTCTTATAGCACTGGGTTCCCCCTATCTTGCACATGTTTCAAAGCTGATAAAAAAGCCCTATATTTCATTCTGGGATACTGAGGATGCAAATTTGATTATCAGACTGACATCGCCGTTCACTGATATTATCTGTACTCCGTCCTGTTTTCTCAGGGATTTTGGTGAACGCCAGGTTCGGTTTGACGGGTATAAAGAACTCGCATATCTCCATCCGGAAGTGTTTCAGCCTGACCGTTCCGTGCTGGATGAACTGAATCTGTCGGTGGATGACCGGTTCATCATTGTACGATTCATCTCCTGGGCAGCATCTCACGATGTCGGGTTAAAAGGGATGAAAAACCCGATAGAAGTTGTGAAAACACTGGAAAAATACGGAACTGTATACATAAGTTCTGAGAAACCTCCTGATCCTGAACTTGAGAAATATATTCTCCATATTTCTCCGGATAAGTTCCATTCTCTGTTGGCCTACGCCACATTATACATCGGGGAAGGAGGAACTATCACTACTGAAGCCGCAGTTTTGGGAACACCTGCGATTCATATCGAAGCGAATTCCGAAGGGGAAGCAACGGGAAATACCAGTGGAAATTTCCTGGAGATACGGGATAAATATGAATTGATGTATTTTTTCCCGGATCAAGATGCCGCTCTTGAAAAAGCAGTTCAGATTCTTGAAAATACCGATTCGAAAAAGGAATGGCAGCAGAAACGAGAGCGTCTTCTTGTGGATAAAATTAATGTCTCCGCCTGGATGACGGACTTCATCGCAGATTATCCGGAAAGCTACCAAAAATATCTTACAACGAGAGAGAGCAGGAAATGA
- a CDS encoding DUF1616 domain-containing protein, translated as MLLGGSIIEFIAILLAFFRAIFGFFLILFIPGYTLTLVLYPGKTEISVIERTGLSIVMSMGSVLLIVLFIDEVLAFNTTPVNIVCAVLIFSFLALCVWKTELILKKNFMQNVFPLRPSAVIIRSKSGDTDSREKESEEEGNNDDF; from the coding sequence ATGTTGTTGGGGGGGTCAATTATTGAATTTATTGCAATACTATTAGCATTTTTTCGGGCGATTTTTGGATTTTTTCTCATTTTGTTTATTCCGGGGTATACACTAACATTGGTGCTTTATCCCGGGAAAACTGAGATTTCAGTTATAGAAAGAACAGGGCTTTCAATAGTCATGAGCATGGGTTCTGTTCTTCTTATTGTCCTTTTTATTGATGAGGTTCTGGCATTCAACACTACTCCGGTTAACATTGTTTGCGCAGTTCTTATCTTCTCTTTTTTAGCATTGTGCGTCTGGAAAACTGAGCTTATCCTGAAGAAAAATTTCATGCAGAATGTCTTTCCTTTACGCCCTTCTGCAGTAATAATCAGGTCAAAGTCCGGAGATACCGATTCAAGGGAAAAAGAATCGGAAGAGGAAGGGAATAATGATGACTTCTGA
- a CDS encoding PIG-L deacetylase family protein: MTKRMLIISPHTDDGELGCGGSIARFIREGYDVKYVALSCCEQSVPEEYPRDILRTEVKAATKRLGIDDPILLEYEVRKFPQYRQQILDALIELKKEIKPVTVFTPSSFDTHQDHKVTREETLRAFKQCTILGYEQPWNNITFNTLAFVSLNEEYLQMKIDALGCYETQKERSYFNCDFIRGLALTRGTQIEERYAEAFEVIKWVLR, from the coding sequence ATGACAAAACGGATGCTAATCATTAGTCCGCATACGGATGATGGGGAACTTGGATGTGGGGGAAGCATCGCCCGTTTTATTCGTGAAGGATATGATGTTAAATATGTGGCACTTTCCTGTTGCGAACAATCAGTCCCTGAAGAATATCCGAGAGATATTCTCCGAACTGAAGTAAAGGCTGCAACAAAAAGACTTGGAATAGATGATCCGATCCTGCTTGAATATGAGGTCCGGAAATTCCCTCAGTATCGTCAGCAGATTCTCGATGCATTAATTGAATTAAAAAAAGAAATAAAGCCGGTTACGGTATTTACGCCATCTTCTTTTGACACTCATCAGGATCATAAAGTGACCCGTGAAGAGACCTTACGCGCCTTCAAACAGTGTACTATCCTTGGATACGAACAGCCATGGAATAATATTACTTTCAATACCCTTGCGTTTGTTTCGTTAAATGAAGAATATCTCCAGATGAAAATTGATGCACTGGGCTGTTATGAAACTCAGAAGGAGAGGTCATACTTTAATTGCGACTTTATCCGGGGCCTTGCATTAACAAGGGGGACCCAGATTGAAGAACGGTATGCAGAGGCCTTTGAGGTAATTAAATGGGTGTTGCGGTGA
- a CDS encoding UDP-N-acetylglucosamine-1-phosphate transferase — translation MTIADLVNPLNLMISVFFVVPFIATVVVMPYLIQRLKENNIVAKDMYKADQPDIAVNGGIIILLISLLSLSVISLFYCNYILPANYVIIMVVTLFALFGILDDMINIGRPAKLILLYYCSYSLISCATVTLVYLPFIGTVDLGIFYLQLILPLYVPVVANLVNMHSGFNGLAPGLSLIVLITLILKTIVNAEIMDILFIVCLTGSLAAYWLFEKYPARIFWGNIGALSVGAAIGATIVIEGFIFSGFVMLIPHVVNFLLYVYWRLHTKRYPIAKFGKIREDGTLEVPNPLTLKWVLPYFFPMTERQGVTVMYALTGIFCFIGFMIPG, via the coding sequence ATGACGATTGCGGATTTGGTGAATCCTTTAAACCTTATGATTTCAGTTTTTTTTGTTGTACCATTCATAGCAACTGTTGTGGTGATGCCTTACCTGATCCAACGGCTTAAAGAGAATAATATTGTTGCAAAAGATATGTACAAAGCGGATCAACCGGATATTGCGGTAAACGGCGGAATCATTATTCTTCTTATATCTCTGCTTTCCCTGTCAGTTATTTCACTTTTTTATTGTAATTACATTCTTCCGGCTAATTATGTAATAATAATGGTTGTCACTCTTTTTGCTCTTTTTGGGATTCTTGATGATATGATAAATATTGGCCGTCCTGCCAAACTTATTCTTCTGTATTACTGTTCATACTCTCTGATATCATGCGCAACGGTTACTCTTGTCTATTTACCTTTTATCGGAACAGTTGATTTAGGAATTTTTTATCTTCAACTAATCCTTCCTCTCTATGTTCCGGTAGTTGCCAACCTGGTTAATATGCATTCAGGGTTTAATGGTCTGGCGCCGGGTCTTTCTCTGATTGTCCTAATCACGTTAATCTTAAAGACAATAGTAAATGCGGAAATAATGGATATTCTTTTTATTGTCTGTCTCACCGGTTCCCTTGCAGCATATTGGTTATTTGAGAAATACCCTGCCCGTATTTTCTGGGGAAATATTGGGGCGTTATCTGTTGGTGCAGCAATAGGTGCAACGATAGTGATAGAAGGCTTCATTTTCAGTGGTTTTGTAATGCTCATTCCTCATGTTGTGAATTTTTTACTGTATGTATACTGGCGTCTTCATACCAAACGATATCCTATAGCCAAGTTTGGAAAAATCAGAGAGGATGGAACTCTTGAAGTGCCGAATCCTCTTACCCTGAAGTGGGTATTGCCATATTTTTTCCCAATGACCGAACGGCAGGGAGTAACAGTGATGTATGCGCTGACGGGGATATTTTGTTTCATTGGATTTATGATTCCCGGATAG
- a CDS encoding PKD domain-containing protein: MIEIKNTSTANVKIPLFKLIITLIIISLAVPAIASAASHPNLLFSDITEVPGYQYSSTAPWNTWKAVIINSADVSLSRDFSDPNWATYNRISYRSGFASDLALAYQITKDQKYLDKARQALLNLDVGDAPYDMDRAVSLNGYSLAYDWAQPGLTSADDTIIRDKLAILADRTYRDLNGDGTKKTYVTFADYHGQAYPSVAIAGLALEDYTNPNNIPLNSGPEDWIKAGTDYLFVNDELHTYNRPLISFGFDEASGKHLLGAYKTYVIDDLLWWFQVYSNHYDRNILDDYPVAKKIVTSELWETMPNGYMNNYVTAGNTLETYQRAILSLLNDQEKGEVLRYLDQTKGDNLLPYSRENDLAPTKLLFCVYGNYNSISRDSPDWTSRLDEDAIYQVFREDWQEDSDWLSLVTFNVQTNSNRDMAHHDQLSIEYYGNGDLLLADAGETKHVLDNYYGQYGVHHNSIEIEDPQTPFTTSSWADSQARGVYKGYAAGISTPVTVETVIQTPWMEGIAASETITKVIGDTWSASKSISSPIDYSRTIMYPEDDYFVVFDRFDGSEEWTYRNVFRPTSLSITPTESGVIGNVKGDLTIGGTAYNWLSLPYKDETTTGITTNSLKWDTTNPYGDKVTLTIYSSPASEVIVTKHAGRIAGYDSPSEVYSPVVYLKDGSETDLYRITVLTSDYLNEEKKSSQEIPVSGNGNAIRVSATAHTDTIYSGAGSSTFGAFSTNAEMAFIRTPASSSDYSYTLIKGTYLNKNSAPLIATSGTNSVSLNKEGNSVALVVDAASTGQVSLYQLNTDIGKVLKDGAIYTGWKLSEDKSAIIITTAPGSHEYTFLTSGEVMPVPTITEAEFSASPTTGTAPLSVQFTDISTNAVSSSWSFGDGAQSSEQNPSHTYSEPGTYTVVLTATGESGSDSETKTDYITVTSGGTTNPSAPVAAFTTDVTSGQAPLSVQFTDTSINSPQLWAWNFGDGTTAVEENPGHIYTQPGTYTVTLKVTNDDGTDTETKTGYISVTDGQVPSVTAKPTAAFTADNVYGPAPMQVTFTDQSEGVPTSWTWYFGDGETSYEQNPAHSYTKPGTYSVTLRAINAEGIDFEVKQGYITVTDEDTPAPVTNPPVAGFSADVVSGTAPLAVTFTDESSNSPNSWSWNFGDEWLANTQNPSHTYAQPGTYTVTLKVTNDDGTDTETKTGYISVAPQLPAEPAQLVAAFTADSVSGPAPMEVTFTDQSEGVPMSWTWYFGDGETSYEQNPAHSYTEPGTYSVTLRAINTEGIDFEVKQGYITVTAEDTPAPVTNPPVAAFSADKVSGILPLKVTFTDESTNNPDSYVWSFGDGTTAYEESPEHIYTQTGTYTVTLEVTNADGTDTETKTNYISVTAAQISTGPVAAFTADNVSGPAPMQVSFTDQSQGVPTSWTWYFGDGETSYEQNPAHSYTEPGTYSVTLRAINTEGIDFEVKQGFITVTNEEMPVPVTNPPVSAFSADKVSGIVPLKVTFTDESTNSPDSYTWNFGDGTTATEENPEHVYTQPGTYTVALKVTNTDGTDTETKTSYISVNAAQVPSETTIPVAAFTADIVRGPAPLQVFFTDQSQGNPTSWTWYFGDGITTSEKYTGHTYAKPGTYSVTLRVINKEGIDFETKKGYITVL; encoded by the coding sequence ATGATTGAAATAAAAAATACGTCAACAGCGAATGTAAAAATTCCATTATTTAAGTTAATTATCACCCTGATTATAATTAGCTTAGCAGTACCAGCAATTGCATCAGCAGCATCGCATCCGAATCTCCTGTTTTCCGACATTACCGAAGTTCCCGGCTATCAGTATAGTTCAACTGCACCGTGGAACACATGGAAGGCAGTCATCATCAATTCAGCAGATGTGTCGCTCTCACGTGACTTCTCGGACCCAAACTGGGCAACCTACAACAGGATCTCATACCGGAGCGGGTTTGCAAGTGATCTCGCCCTTGCCTACCAGATAACAAAGGACCAGAAATACCTTGATAAAGCGCGTCAGGCACTTCTCAACCTCGATGTCGGGGATGCTCCGTATGACATGGACAGGGCAGTATCACTGAACGGTTATTCCCTTGCCTATGACTGGGCACAGCCGGGCCTCACTTCTGCGGATGACACAATCATACGTGACAAACTTGCGATACTTGCAGACCGTACGTACCGCGACCTGAATGGCGACGGAACGAAAAAGACCTATGTCACATTTGCTGACTACCATGGACAGGCATATCCAAGTGTTGCGATCGCAGGACTCGCACTTGAGGACTACACCAATCCAAACAACATTCCGTTAAATTCCGGCCCCGAGGACTGGATTAAAGCCGGAACAGATTATCTCTTCGTTAACGATGAACTTCACACATATAACAGGCCCCTCATATCGTTTGGATTTGATGAGGCATCAGGAAAGCACCTGCTTGGAGCATACAAGACATATGTGATTGATGATCTTCTCTGGTGGTTCCAGGTATACAGCAACCACTATGACAGGAATATACTCGATGACTATCCGGTGGCAAAAAAGATCGTAACGTCTGAACTCTGGGAGACCATGCCCAACGGATACATGAACAATTATGTAACGGCGGGAAATACACTTGAAACGTACCAAAGGGCCATTCTCAGTCTCCTGAATGATCAGGAGAAAGGAGAGGTGCTCAGATACCTTGACCAGACCAAAGGAGATAATCTCCTGCCGTATTCCAGGGAAAATGACCTTGCACCAACCAAACTGCTCTTCTGTGTCTATGGCAATTACAACAGCATCAGCCGCGACTCACCGGACTGGACCAGTCGCCTGGATGAAGATGCCATCTATCAGGTATTCAGGGAAGACTGGCAGGAAGATTCAGACTGGCTGTCGCTTGTCACCTTTAATGTGCAGACAAACAGCAACCGGGACATGGCACACCATGACCAGCTGAGCATTGAATATTACGGCAACGGAGATCTTCTCCTGGCAGACGCAGGCGAAACAAAGCATGTCCTTGACAACTATTACGGACAATATGGCGTCCACCACAACAGTATTGAAATCGAAGACCCGCAGACCCCATTTACGACATCCTCATGGGCAGACAGCCAGGCAAGAGGAGTATACAAAGGGTACGCAGCTGGCATCAGCACCCCGGTTACCGTTGAGACAGTCATTCAGACCCCATGGATGGAGGGGATCGCTGCCTCGGAAACCATTACAAAAGTGATTGGCGATACATGGTCGGCCTCCAAAAGTATTTCATCACCTATTGACTACAGCCGGACGATTATGTATCCTGAGGATGACTATTTCGTAGTTTTCGACCGGTTTGACGGAAGCGAGGAGTGGACATACCGGAACGTTTTCCGCCCGACCAGTCTCAGTATCACACCAACTGAGTCAGGTGTGATTGGTAATGTCAAAGGAGATCTCACGATAGGCGGAACAGCATACAACTGGCTATCACTTCCGTATAAGGATGAAACAACGACCGGCATTACAACAAACTCCCTGAAATGGGACACAACAAATCCATATGGAGACAAAGTTACTTTAACCATCTATTCCTCACCGGCATCAGAAGTAATTGTAACAAAGCATGCGGGGAGAATAGCAGGCTATGATTCTCCATCTGAGGTATATTCACCCGTCGTGTACCTGAAAGACGGATCAGAAACAGATCTGTACCGGATAACCGTTCTCACATCAGACTACCTGAACGAAGAAAAGAAGAGTTCTCAGGAAATACCTGTCAGTGGAAACGGGAATGCAATACGAGTCAGTGCAACAGCACATACTGATACTATCTATTCAGGAGCGGGAAGCAGCACCTTTGGAGCATTCTCGACAAATGCTGAGATGGCATTCATCAGGACACCTGCGTCATCATCGGATTACAGCTATACACTCATCAAAGGCACATACCTGAACAAAAATAGTGCACCCCTCATCGCGACCTCCGGAACGAATAGTGTTTCGCTCAATAAAGAAGGGAATTCAGTTGCCCTTGTGGTTGACGCAGCATCAACAGGTCAGGTCTCATTATACCAGCTAAACACAGACATAGGAAAGGTGCTGAAGGATGGTGCAATATATACCGGCTGGAAGCTTTCCGAAGACAAATCAGCCATAATCATCACAACAGCTCCCGGAAGTCATGAATACACATTCCTCACTTCCGGAGAAGTGATGCCCGTACCTACCATTACTGAAGCGGAATTCAGCGCAAGTCCGACAACAGGCACAGCACCACTTTCCGTTCAGTTCACCGATATCAGCACAAATGCAGTCTCCTCATCATGGAGCTTTGGAGACGGAGCACAATCAAGTGAACAGAACCCATCACACACCTATTCAGAACCAGGAACCTATACTGTAGTTTTGACAGCAACAGGTGAAAGTGGTTCAGATTCCGAAACAAAAACCGATTACATCACCGTAACATCCGGCGGTACAACCAATCCATCAGCGCCGGTTGCAGCGTTCACGACGGATGTTACATCCGGTCAGGCGCCCCTTAGCGTTCAGTTTACGGACACCAGTATAAACAGTCCCCAATTGTGGGCATGGAACTTTGGTGACGGGACAACTGCAGTCGAAGAAAACCCCGGACATATCTACACACAGCCAGGTACATACACCGTTACCCTGAAAGTCACAAATGATGACGGAACAGATACCGAGACAAAGACAGGTTACATATCTGTAACAGATGGTCAGGTACCATCTGTTACAGCTAAACCAACAGCAGCGTTCACTGCTGACAACGTTTACGGTCCGGCACCAATGCAGGTAACATTTACCGATCAAAGCGAGGGAGTGCCCACATCCTGGACTTGGTACTTTGGAGACGGAGAAACCTCATACGAACAGAACCCGGCACATTCCTACACAAAACCCGGCACATACTCAGTAACCCTCAGAGCGATCAACGCAGAGGGCATTGACTTTGAGGTTAAACAAGGATACATCACGGTTACCGATGAAGACACACCCGCTCCGGTCACAAACCCGCCGGTGGCAGGGTTCAGTGCTGATGTAGTATCCGGTACTGCACCCCTGGCAGTGACATTCACAGATGAAAGTTCAAACAGCCCGAATTCATGGTCGTGGAACTTTGGTGACGAATGGCTGGCAAATACCCAGAACCCGTCACATACCTACGCGCAGCCAGGCACATACACAGTCACCCTGAAAGTCACAAATGATGACGGAACGGATACCGAAACAAAGACAGGCTACATATCCGTCGCCCCCCAGCTCCCGGCCGAACCCGCGCAACTTGTAGCAGCGTTCACTGCTGACAGCGTAAGCGGACCTGCGCCCATGGAGGTAACATTTACCGATCAAAGCGAGGGTGTGCCCATGTCATGGACATGGTACTTTGGAGACGGGGAAACCTCATACGAACAGAACCCGGCACATTCCTACACAGAACCAGGCACATACTCAGTAACCCTCAGAGCGATTAATACTGAAGGCATTGACTTTGAGGTTAAACAGGGATACATTACGGTTACCGCTGAAGACACCCCCGCTCCGGTCACAAACCCGCCGGTGGCAGCATTCAGTGCAGATAAAGTATCGGGCATCCTCCCACTGAAGGTTACCTTCACGGATGAAAGTACGAACAACCCGGATTCATACGTATGGAGTTTTGGTGACGGGACAACTGCATATGAAGAAAGCCCTGAACATATCTATACACAAACAGGCACATACACCGTTACCCTTGAAGTAACAAATGCTGATGGAACGGATACGGAGACAAAGACAAACTACATATCCGTAACCGCTGCCCAGATATCTACCGGACCGGTAGCAGCGTTCACTGCTGACAACGTAAGCGGACCTGCGCCAATGCAGGTATCATTTACTGACCAAAGCCAGGGAGTACCCACGTCATGGACATGGTACTTTGGAGACGGGGAAACCTCATACGAACAGAACCCGGCACATTCATACACAGAACCAGGCACATACTCAGTAACCCTCAGAGCAATTAACACTGAAGGCATAGACTTTGAAGTTAAACAAGGATTCATCACTGTAACCAATGAGGAAATGCCCGTTCCGGTCACAAACCCCCCTGTGTCAGCATTCAGTGCGGATAAAGTATCGGGCATTGTTCCACTAAAGGTAACCTTCACGGATGAAAGCACAAACAGCCCTGATTCATATACATGGAACTTTGGTGACGGTACAACTGCGACAGAAGAAAACCCGGAACATGTTTATACTCAGCCAGGCACATACACGGTTGCCCTGAAGGTCACAAATACAGATGGAACAGATACGGAGACTAAGACAAGCTACATATCTGTAAATGCTGCACAGGTTCCTTCCGAAACAACAATTCCAGTGGCGGCGTTCACTGCTGACATCGTTCGTGGTCCTGCACCGCTGCAGGTGTTCTTTACCGATCAAAGTCAGGGAAACCCCACCTCATGGACATGGTACTTTGGAGACGGAATAACCACATCTGAAAAGTACACGGGACATACCTACGCAAAACCAGGTACATACTCTGTAACCCTGAGGGTGATCAATAAAGAAGGCATTGACTTTGAAACAAAAAAAGGATACATCACAGTTCTTTAG
- a CDS encoding polysaccharide deacetylase family protein, with protein MISFVCNTDDPVSRYGIDHFIHTAGLSVLPGGNTDSGVCIGYETEGMGQFSVSVVRNTAIEVNAGEIATHNLEYPLFQVPIDTYDAGNRCIAEFRSENLKYPCISGSDSGILIGFDIFRLTGSLLSGYLDKTGAGSDDEHYPHLISQPLVDFYEDMLFKAILMGCSEIGMPLVRKSYWPPGREFAVCLTHDVDEFTKTYQWITRPLRYLKGGDFNGLKNQMKSFSRKIRGHEPYWTFEEIMQNEKKQGVCSTYFFLKESGKKSLFRPESWHLYGRSHSLQKPCVIGLIRKLSEEGHEIGVHGSTFSHNNPILLNCEKAEIETLLGIPVRGIRQHRLNLTIPDTWDFQSDAGFVYDTSLGYKAANGTGFRWGTCFPFHPQGATGVLPLLEIPLSLMDITLQDGGAGWDICNSMIEQVRNVRGVLTLLWHPAVFNNLEYPEIGSWYWKIIEACKENGGWVTTGGEIASWWHSREATAYECLYSDGELSVCCDGNAECSYDLYVPENRSAELISENATLSMAENGHYILSSENGHMPNKMVVRLR; from the coding sequence ATGATATCATTTGTCTGCAATACGGACGATCCGGTTTCCCGGTATGGCATTGATCATTTTATCCATACCGCCGGATTGTCTGTTCTGCCGGGTGGCAACACAGACTCCGGCGTATGCATCGGGTATGAAACAGAGGGGATGGGCCAATTTTCAGTCAGCGTTGTGAGAAATACAGCTATTGAAGTAAATGCCGGAGAAATTGCGACGCATAATCTGGAATACCCCCTGTTTCAGGTTCCGATTGATACATATGATGCCGGAAATCGGTGTATTGCAGAATTCAGGTCAGAGAACCTGAAATACCCCTGCATATCCGGTTCAGATTCAGGGATACTCATTGGATTTGATATTTTCAGATTGACAGGATCTCTCTTATCCGGTTATCTGGATAAAACAGGAGCCGGATCTGATGATGAACACTATCCACACCTGATATCACAACCTCTTGTTGATTTTTATGAAGATATGCTGTTCAAAGCTATTCTGATGGGATGCAGCGAAATCGGGATGCCTCTCGTCAGGAAATCATACTGGCCTCCCGGCAGGGAATTTGCGGTCTGCCTCACCCATGATGTTGATGAATTTACAAAGACCTATCAATGGATTACCCGTCCGCTGAGATATCTGAAAGGAGGGGATTTTAATGGATTAAAAAACCAAATGAAGTCTTTTTCCCGAAAGATCAGAGGGCATGAACCATATTGGACTTTTGAAGAGATTATGCAAAATGAAAAGAAACAGGGTGTCTGTTCAACATACTTTTTCCTGAAGGAGTCCGGAAAAAAAAGCCTTTTCAGACCGGAATCCTGGCATCTGTACGGTCGCTCTCATTCTTTGCAGAAACCGTGTGTCATCGGGTTAATCCGGAAGTTGTCTGAAGAAGGGCATGAGATTGGTGTGCATGGGTCTACATTTTCCCATAATAACCCCATCCTTCTCAATTGCGAGAAGGCAGAAATTGAAACACTTCTGGGCATACCTGTCAGAGGAATCCGACAGCATCGTCTGAATCTGACAATCCCTGATACATGGGATTTTCAGTCAGATGCCGGGTTTGTTTATGATACTTCTCTGGGATACAAGGCAGCGAATGGTACGGGTTTTCGGTGGGGAACCTGTTTTCCCTTCCATCCGCAGGGTGCAACCGGGGTACTTCCGCTTCTTGAGATCCCTCTCTCTCTCATGGATATTACTCTTCAGGATGGGGGTGCTGGATGGGATATCTGCAACAGCATGATTGAGCAGGTAAGAAATGTGAGGGGTGTCCTTACATTGCTCTGGCATCCTGCAGTGTTTAATAATCTGGAATACCCCGAAATCGGGAGCTGGTACTGGAAGATTATTGAAGCATGCAAAGAAAACGGCGGATGGGTGACAACCGGTGGGGAAATTGCTTCGTGGTGGCATTCACGTGAGGCAACTGCATATGAATGCCTGTATTCAGACGGTGAACTATCAGTTTGCTGCGACGGCAACGCCGAATGCTCTTATGATTTGTATGTTCCGGAAAACCGTTCTGCTGAACTGATTTCAGAAAATGCAACACTTTCTATGGCTGAAAACGGGCACTATATACTATCTTCTGAAAATGGGCATATGCCGAATAAAATGGTGGTGCGATTACGATGA